In Ruminiclostridium papyrosolvens DSM 2782, the following proteins share a genomic window:
- a CDS encoding ATP-binding cassette domain-containing protein → MFSGTQFMIDSTPTFDSITGLSPTVAVEQRIIRQSNPRSTVGTRTKISNILAMLFAAYGTSDSSFNDGLPLSMEMFQKNSPKGMCVKCLGSGIVKKVDEGKLFGNLSLKVEDVCLGVGKRGSTKKLLDSFYKHHNISPSQELSSLSEEQLFSLKYGDGGKSSFMGFIPWIFHVTNGAFSTNSRLSYLLTEAGYMTNSSCPKCGGTGLGVHASSTTIGGKTISELDSMYIKDLFEFLGSAPLKSSPLLNEIISKLSCMVDVGLHHLSLSRPVPTLSGGEIQRLFLASYIIAEMDSIIFVFDEPTIGLHEVEKEKLISIISNLVNRGNTVIAVEHDENFMRCADYIIDLGPLAGINGGERIFQGSFKEFLDCNSSNTSPYLRDNGLLNIKQIYRTVNSDKTLKIENANIHNLHNVNVTIPLGLMVGVAGVSGSGKSSLISDTLVPKLKTLLNDKFVGSEDEESEEISEDNSAITGWEQIKKCLVIDQKPIGRSRTSCPATYTGVFDRIRTLFAKESGMPSGLFTVNSEGGCKICKGDGEVHYHVGFGNFIDTQCDACSGTGFIPQALEVTLDGKNIRDILSLTVDEAVAFFKGKDNQIDKILATLQRVGMGYITLGQKTPTISGGESQRIKLAKELSKGQSAKDSVYVLDEPTTGLSFHDSVRLMKLMEELVEKGNTVIVTEHDPYILSNCDYIIEMGPGGGSDGGELIAADSPAALKNNQNSIIGRYLK, encoded by the coding sequence ATGTTTTCAGGTACTCAGTTTATGATTGACAGCACACCCACCTTTGACTCAATAACGGGCCTTTCTCCTACTGTTGCAGTTGAACAGAGAATTATCCGGCAGTCCAACCCACGCAGTACGGTAGGTACACGTACAAAAATCAGCAATATCCTTGCCATGTTATTTGCAGCTTATGGGACTAGTGACAGCAGCTTTAATGACGGTCTTCCACTGTCTATGGAAATGTTCCAGAAGAATTCTCCTAAGGGTATGTGCGTTAAATGCCTGGGGTCAGGAATTGTAAAAAAAGTAGATGAAGGAAAGCTTTTTGGAAACTTGTCTTTAAAGGTTGAAGATGTTTGTCTGGGAGTTGGCAAACGAGGCAGTACCAAGAAATTGCTGGACAGCTTTTACAAGCACCATAACATATCACCAAGTCAGGAATTATCCTCCCTTTCAGAGGAGCAGTTATTCTCCCTGAAATACGGGGACGGCGGAAAGTCCTCTTTTATGGGATTTATTCCATGGATATTCCATGTTACAAATGGTGCATTTTCAACTAATAGTCGTCTTTCCTATTTGCTCACGGAAGCAGGCTACATGACAAATTCCTCTTGTCCGAAATGCGGCGGTACGGGGCTTGGGGTGCACGCCTCCAGCACTACCATAGGAGGTAAAACTATATCTGAACTTGATAGCATGTACATTAAAGACCTGTTTGAGTTTCTCGGCAGTGCTCCTTTAAAAAGCTCGCCTCTCCTAAATGAGATAATAAGCAAGCTTTCTTGTATGGTTGACGTGGGACTTCACCACCTCTCCCTCTCCCGTCCGGTACCAACTCTGTCCGGGGGTGAGATACAAAGATTGTTTCTGGCATCATACATTATTGCTGAAATGGACAGTATAATATTTGTTTTTGACGAACCCACAATTGGTCTCCATGAAGTGGAAAAAGAAAAGCTTATTTCAATAATAAGTAATCTTGTAAACCGTGGTAATACGGTAATAGCTGTAGAGCATGACGAAAACTTCATGCGTTGTGCCGATTATATTATTGACCTTGGCCCCCTTGCGGGAATAAACGGCGGAGAGCGGATTTTCCAAGGGAGCTTTAAAGAATTTCTGGATTGTAACAGTTCAAACACATCACCCTATTTAAGAGATAACGGCCTTTTAAATATAAAGCAAATCTACAGAACAGTTAATTCTGACAAAACACTCAAAATTGAGAATGCAAATATTCATAATCTTCATAACGTAAATGTCACCATTCCCTTAGGCTTAATGGTAGGTGTTGCAGGAGTATCCGGCAGCGGAAAATCCAGCCTTATTTCAGATACCCTCGTTCCTAAGTTAAAAACTTTGCTAAATGATAAATTTGTTGGGAGCGAAGACGAGGAAAGTGAAGAAATTTCGGAAGATAATTCTGCTATAACTGGATGGGAGCAAATTAAAAAATGCTTGGTAATAGACCAAAAGCCTATCGGCAGAAGCCGCACCTCTTGTCCTGCTACCTACACAGGAGTTTTTGACCGAATCCGCACTTTATTTGCAAAGGAAAGCGGTATGCCTTCCGGGCTTTTTACCGTTAATTCTGAAGGTGGCTGCAAGATTTGCAAAGGTGACGGTGAAGTACATTATCATGTGGGGTTTGGGAATTTTATTGATACCCAATGTGATGCCTGCAGTGGAACAGGGTTTATACCCCAAGCTCTTGAAGTAACTTTGGACGGTAAAAATATCAGAGATATCCTTTCCCTCACCGTAGATGAAGCGGTAGCCTTTTTTAAAGGCAAGGATAATCAGATAGATAAAATACTTGCTACCCTCCAAAGAGTAGGTATGGGTTATATAACTCTTGGACAAAAGACACCAACTATTTCAGGAGGTGAAAGTCAGCGTATAAAGCTGGCAAAGGAACTTTCAAAGGGACAATCAGCTAAGGATTCTGTTTATGTACTGGATGAACCTACAACGGGCTTGTCTTTTCACGATAGTGTAAGGCTTATGAAGCTCATGGAAGAACTTGTAGAAAAAGGCAATACAGTTATTGTCACCGAACATGACCCTTATATATTGTCTAACTGTGATTACATAATTGAAATGGGACCGGGTGGTGGAAGTGACGGTGGAGAACTTATTGCAGCAGACTCTCCCGCAGCTTTGAAAAACAACCAAAACTCCATAATAGGAAGGTACTTGAAATGA
- a CDS encoding serine hydrolase domain-containing protein encodes MNNKLSQHIDTYIKQKQYRLINSILLFKDGQPIVEKYYNKFTKNSRNNIKSIWKSILSVCTGICLDKGYIKSIDEPVANYLSEFAADNHPYHKLITIRHLLNMSSGIYWNGGIHYHCPMLEQLWRSDNCLEHLADIAMANVPGAKFVYKEWDVILLSAVISKAAKMDTYEFCKTYLYEPLGITSDEWAKLPGGINYNIDRDFAIEAHSDLSANDLAKLGFLLLNKGNDILSESYINAAVQPSPNAQEYGSLFWLFEGGFACRGYGGQGINVVPGKNIVYVIQATPTSSSKSYEDVFRLCMDYLDKGSIM; translated from the coding sequence ATGAACAACAAGCTCTCACAACATATAGACACTTATATAAAGCAAAAGCAATACAGACTTATAAACAGTATTCTTCTGTTTAAGGATGGTCAGCCCATTGTGGAAAAGTATTATAATAAATTCACTAAAAACAGCCGTAATAATATAAAATCCATATGGAAAAGCATTTTATCTGTTTGTACGGGAATATGTCTTGATAAGGGTTACATAAAAAGTATTGATGAGCCTGTTGCAAATTATTTAAGTGAATTTGCTGCTGACAATCATCCCTATCACAAGCTGATTACCATTAGACATCTGCTGAACATGTCTTCCGGCATTTACTGGAACGGCGGAATTCATTATCACTGCCCCATGCTTGAGCAGCTCTGGCGTTCTGATAATTGTCTGGAGCATTTGGCTGATATAGCAATGGCAAATGTTCCGGGAGCAAAATTCGTCTATAAGGAATGGGACGTCATTTTACTCTCTGCAGTTATTTCCAAGGCCGCCAAAATGGATACCTACGAATTTTGCAAGACTTATTTGTATGAGCCTCTTGGAATAACAAGCGACGAATGGGCAAAACTGCCGGGAGGTATAAATTACAATATAGACAGAGATTTCGCTATTGAGGCTCACTCCGATTTATCTGCTAATGATTTGGCCAAGCTTGGTTTTCTGCTTCTAAATAAAGGTAACGATATTTTAAGCGAAAGCTATATAAATGCTGCTGTTCAGCCTTCTCCTAACGCACAGGAATACGGCTCTCTTTTCTGGCTTTTTGAAGGTGGCTTTGCCTGCAGGGGTTACGGAGGTCAAGGGATAAATGTAGTCCCCGGCAAAAATATTGTATATGTAATTCAGGCAACTCCTACAAGCAGCAGCAAAAGCTATGAGGATGTATTCAGGTTGTGTATGGATTACTTGGACAAGGGAAGTATAATGTAA
- a CDS encoding alpha-hydroxy acid oxidase: protein MKQNIQHNYRAGDSDEITRHYFDSLLIEMRHIDSVLPSTALELYGENFSSPIMTAALSHLKIDGNNGMVEMAKGAKASNAVMWTGMGDEAELEAITATGAKTIKIIKPHSDNNIIFKRIEHAEKCGVLALGMDIDHSFNSKGDFDNVLGFPMSGKTLDEIKEFVNATKLPFIIKGVLSEKDTYKCLEAGVKGIVISHHHGIIDYAVPPLMVLPKIAKMVKRSIPIFVDCGIASGIDVFKALALGADAVSVGRTLIPHLNKDGADGVRNIIEEMTKELAGVMARTCSKDIASIDASVIWQR, encoded by the coding sequence ATGAAACAAAATATACAACATAATTACAGAGCAGGAGATTCAGATGAAATCACCCGCCACTACTTTGATTCCCTTCTGATTGAAATGCGTCACATAGATTCTGTACTACCGTCTACTGCACTGGAGCTTTATGGCGAAAATTTTTCTTCACCTATTATGACCGCTGCATTGTCTCATCTCAAAATCGATGGAAACAACGGAATGGTAGAAATGGCAAAAGGTGCAAAGGCTTCCAATGCAGTCATGTGGACAGGCATGGGTGATGAAGCTGAGTTGGAAGCAATAACAGCCACCGGTGCCAAAACAATTAAAATTATTAAGCCTCATTCTGATAATAATATAATTTTTAAGAGAATTGAACATGCTGAGAAGTGCGGAGTACTCGCCCTTGGCATGGATATAGACCATTCCTTTAACAGTAAAGGAGATTTTGACAATGTTTTGGGCTTTCCTATGTCTGGTAAAACCCTTGATGAAATCAAAGAATTTGTAAATGCCACAAAACTGCCTTTTATAATTAAAGGTGTACTTAGTGAAAAGGATACCTATAAATGCCTTGAAGCAGGTGTTAAGGGTATAGTAATCTCTCATCACCACGGAATTATAGATTATGCAGTTCCTCCACTTATGGTACTGCCTAAGATTGCAAAAATGGTAAAACGCAGTATACCGATTTTCGTAGATTGCGGTATTGCCAGCGGTATAGACGTATTTAAGGCATTGGCTCTTGGTGCTGACGCAGTTTCCGTTGGTCGTACCTTAATCCCTCACCTGAATAAGGACGGCGCCGACGGGGTGCGGAATATAATCGAAGAAATGACTAAAGAACTTGCAGGTGTAATGGCAAGAACTTGTTCAAAGGACATTGCCTCCATTGATGCTTCCGTGATTTGGCAAAGATAA
- a CDS encoding DUF6273 domain-containing protein, producing MQVGDKISFGSYDWRVLDIINDRALVITEYIIEQRSYHNAYIDITWAECSLREYLNSEFYDKFTAADKSRIIQVLNNNPDNQWYKSKGGEDTQDSIFLLSVEEVCKYFGNSLSKLYNPGKNQRYWFERKDENNSKRIARIQGTEWGSWWWLRSPGRINVKAVYIHGTDGNIGIQGNNILKGNISDGRCTGGVRPALWLKL from the coding sequence ATGCAAGTAGGAGATAAAATATCATTTGGCAGTTATGATTGGCGAGTACTTGACATAATAAACGATAGGGCTTTGGTTATAACCGAATATATTATAGAGCAGCGTTCTTACCACAACGCTTATATAGATATAACATGGGCTGAATGCTCCTTAAGAGAGTATCTCAACAGTGAATTTTATGACAAATTCACCGCAGCTGATAAATCAAGAATAATTCAGGTACTAAATAATAATCCTGACAATCAGTGGTATAAATCAAAAGGCGGAGAAGATACCCAAGACAGTATTTTTTTATTAAGTGTTGAGGAGGTTTGCAAGTACTTCGGTAACAGCCTTTCAAAACTTTATAATCCGGGAAAAAATCAGAGGTATTGGTTTGAAAGAAAAGATGAAAACAACAGTAAGCGAATAGCAAGAATTCAGGGTACAGAATGGGGTAGTTGGTGGTGGCTTCGGTCCCCCGGCCGCATAAACGTAAAAGCAGTGTACATCCACGGGACTGACGGTAATATAGGTATCCAAGGCAACAATATATTAAAGGGCAACATCAGCGACGGCAGATGCACAGGCGGTGTTCGTCCTGCCTTGTGGCTCAAGCTGTAA
- a CDS encoding FtsX-like permease family protein — MLYKNTLKKIKKSFGRYISLFIIVMIGVGFFAGIQATTPDITDIADKYYKENNLFDFKIVSTLGLTDQDVNAIKKLKNVSTVIPSYSLDVLNKDKAIRVHAIEEGVNSFKLEDGRMPEKDDECIADSKTYKTGEKIKITSDTDKKLKNKEYTVTGTVKTALYLAEDYGNTTIGDGKLSSFAFINKDNFIIDAYTEIYLIEAGTVKTAAYSKEYDTEASKLKDELLKIKSDRENARYQEIYTKADSEIRKNETKLKDEKEKGEKKLADAKATLDENAGKLEKGKVELIANEAKLKRNTEKQNAEFASAKAKISTGWKDINNALNQNKLKKEELNTKISELNSAIGGMKVQLSQLPAESPEYIKLNATINQYSEMQKGLIKLKESITELTTQEAKLDKGIKTFNGEIAKAAKKIEEGKIELAENEKKLKDGYAEYNKNLEKFNKEITDAQEKISNAEKDVSDIEKPKWHIFGREAAVGYRELKSGIDVVSSVAALFPFFFILIVMLMASNSMVRMIEEERSELGTLTSLGYKDRSIISTYLFYVLSASGLGAAVGFFTGCGIIPPLIYSTFRFNLPPLAIKYSMGTFSLILLITFVLMSIVTVMSCYKELKQKPSALMRPVPPKNGKTIILERIKPLWSRLSFTWKVTLRNMFRYKKRALMTIVGVAGCTALLLVGFGLRDSMNGVAEKQYGEIFRYDNVFILKDEVKNIQGDLENLLTKEQVTEPLLIKQTALKCETKSKTYDAFLIVPANEKAFYKYFNLRTSSDKNQLTLNDSGVIITKKLSEVYNAGKGDTITVKDAENNSYKLTVGGIAENYTADYIYMNNNMYHKIFGKAASYNAIVSNHKADEKAFAERLIDSGFVLNVVFNGDLIKKVLDSNESLNSIILLLVVVASLLAIIVLYNLTSINISERTREIATLKVLGFTDEETNGYIYREAFILTLISIGVGLILGIYIHGLVTDVIGENSMVLFKKIKWLSFLLASLLTVIFSVVMQVVTYFKLQTIDMIESLKSVE; from the coding sequence ATGCTGTATAAAAATACTCTTAAAAAAATAAAGAAATCCTTTGGAAGATATATATCCCTCTTTATTATAGTAATGATAGGTGTTGGTTTTTTTGCAGGGATACAAGCCACGACACCTGATATTACAGACATAGCAGATAAATACTATAAAGAGAATAATCTATTTGATTTTAAAATAGTCAGTACATTGGGTTTGACTGACCAAGATGTTAATGCTATTAAGAAACTTAAAAATGTAAGTACAGTGATACCAAGCTATTCACTGGATGTTTTGAATAAAGATAAGGCTATTAGGGTTCATGCAATAGAAGAGGGGGTTAATAGCTTTAAACTTGAGGACGGCAGAATGCCTGAAAAAGATGACGAGTGTATTGCAGACAGCAAAACCTACAAAACAGGGGAGAAAATAAAAATTACAAGCGATACGGACAAAAAGCTGAAAAACAAGGAATATACCGTTACAGGCACAGTAAAAACAGCGCTTTACCTTGCCGAAGACTATGGAAACACCACTATAGGTGACGGAAAGCTGTCCTCCTTTGCTTTTATTAACAAGGATAATTTTATTATAGATGCGTATACGGAAATATATCTTATTGAAGCAGGTACCGTAAAAACAGCGGCATATTCCAAAGAGTATGATACTGAAGCCTCAAAGCTGAAAGACGAACTTCTGAAAATAAAGTCGGACAGAGAAAATGCGAGATATCAGGAGATTTATACAAAAGCTGACAGTGAAATAAGAAAAAATGAAACCAAATTGAAGGATGAGAAGGAAAAAGGCGAAAAGAAGCTGGCTGACGCAAAAGCTACCCTTGATGAAAATGCCGGAAAACTGGAAAAAGGAAAAGTTGAGCTTATAGCCAACGAGGCTAAATTGAAAAGAAATACCGAAAAGCAAAATGCGGAGTTTGCTTCGGCAAAAGCAAAGATATCCACGGGTTGGAAGGATATAAATAATGCACTTAATCAAAATAAATTAAAGAAAGAAGAATTAAACACAAAAATCAGTGAGCTGAATTCCGCCATTGGGGGAATGAAGGTACAGTTAAGCCAGCTTCCCGCGGAAAGTCCGGAATATATAAAGCTCAATGCCACTATAAATCAATATTCCGAAATGCAAAAAGGCTTGATAAAGCTCAAAGAATCAATAACTGAATTGACCACTCAGGAAGCAAAGTTAGATAAGGGGATTAAAACCTTTAACGGTGAAATTGCTAAAGCTGCAAAGAAAATAGAAGAGGGTAAAATAGAATTAGCTGAGAATGAAAAAAAATTGAAGGACGGGTATGCGGAGTATAATAAAAATCTGGAAAAGTTTAATAAGGAAATAACGGATGCGCAAGAGAAGATAAGTAATGCAGAAAAAGACGTTTCTGATATTGAAAAGCCAAAATGGCATATATTTGGCAGAGAAGCAGCCGTAGGATATAGGGAACTAAAATCCGGTATAGACGTGGTTTCGTCCGTTGCAGCACTTTTTCCATTCTTTTTCATACTCATTGTAATGCTCATGGCATCAAACTCAATGGTCAGGATGATAGAGGAAGAGAGAAGCGAGCTGGGTACGTTAACCTCATTGGGGTACAAAGACAGAAGTATAATTTCAACCTATCTGTTCTATGTACTGTCTGCTTCAGGCTTGGGAGCTGCTGTAGGATTCTTCACCGGCTGTGGTATTATTCCCCCGTTGATTTATTCAACCTTCAGATTTAATCTGCCGCCTCTTGCTATTAAATACAGCATGGGAACATTTTCGTTAATTTTACTTATTACCTTTGTCCTTATGAGCATAGTAACGGTTATGTCATGCTACAAAGAGCTGAAGCAGAAGCCATCGGCACTAATGCGCCCGGTTCCCCCTAAAAACGGTAAAACAATTATTCTGGAAAGAATTAAACCTCTATGGAGCCGCTTGTCCTTTACGTGGAAGGTTACTTTGAGAAATATGTTCAGGTATAAAAAGAGAGCCTTAATGACTATTGTTGGAGTAGCAGGTTGTACAGCCCTTCTTCTTGTCGGTTTTGGTCTGAGGGACAGTATGAATGGTGTTGCGGAAAAGCAGTATGGTGAAATCTTCCGTTATGACAATGTGTTTATTTTAAAAGACGAAGTAAAAAATATACAAGGCGATTTGGAAAACCTTTTAACAAAGGAACAGGTAACGGAACCACTGTTAATCAAGCAGACTGCCTTGAAATGTGAAACAAAGAGCAAAACCTACGACGCTTTTTTAATAGTGCCTGCTAATGAGAAGGCTTTTTATAAATATTTTAATCTGAGAACTTCTTCTGACAAAAATCAGTTAACCCTGAATGACAGTGGCGTCATTATTACGAAAAAACTTTCAGAGGTTTATAATGCAGGAAAAGGCGATACCATTACAGTAAAAGATGCTGAAAATAATTCATATAAGCTGACCGTTGGCGGTATTGCAGAAAACTATACAGCTGATTATATTTATATGAACAATAATATGTACCATAAGATTTTTGGTAAAGCTGCATCCTATAACGCTATTGTGTCAAATCATAAAGCAGATGAAAAGGCTTTTGCAGAAAGGCTTATTGACAGTGGCTTTGTTTTAAATGTGGTATTTAACGGTGACTTGATAAAGAAAGTTCTTGACAGTAATGAAAGCCTTAACAGCATAATTCTGTTGCTTGTGGTAGTTGCCTCGCTTTTAGCAATTATTGTTCTTTATAACCTGACCTCCATCAATATCAGTGAGCGAACCCGTGAAATTGCAACGCTGAAGGTGCTGGGTTTTACTGATGAAGAAACAAACGGTTATATTTACCGTGAAGCCTTTATCCTTACGTTAATCAGTATTGGGGTGGGCTTGATATTGGGAATTTATATCCACGGTCTGGTAACAGACGTAATTGGAGAAAATTCAATGGTGCTGTTCAAAAAAATAAAATGGCTTAGCTTTTTACTGGCATCGCTACTCACAGTTATATTCTCTGTGGTTATGCAAGTAGTAACTTATTTCAAATTGCAGACGATTGATATGATAGAATCACTGAAGTCGGTGGAGTAG